A region of Papilio machaon chromosome 14, ilPapMach1.1, whole genome shotgun sequence DNA encodes the following proteins:
- the LOC106708828 gene encoding uncharacterized protein LOC106708828 isoform X3, whose protein sequence is MLTKLFIFYFTFKVIVAQINGEFWWLNDKLLKLYKVEPPQPKFEDIGEFDTDESAKIVFRDNQFDATQKDETFSDTTTVKTKDIEAIIHFKDHSKLLNPIEVANKTEAFETQNRIDTVGELKKDDNNYKEDIFNFVFPDDVASFKSDKNKNNTNNVHAYRSESFVNNVNKSETLNNRIFNSTEEDASLAENICTYMKKSDCSRCNGFPYIPENQLSHLKSAINIQNVCCILPLTKTTPSKIRFPSSDYYNRIKRSNNDDNISPVLKQRKNLMERKYGTQTTASTIAQKIVTPDEEYIDPYLNIKNTNFKEKVNDFKSSQEDNNNDYIYNDYYAAELPKPSLVGLYSDHSPPNWSFVHPNKEYSYNNDDSVEEEIPSFGYSTIDPRQDSGEKMFQSESSVDEDYDDYADVTETFYKNCGRTKEDNDHIYDCDSTLGDSPRGAHPWLLLVTLSKRRQSILCYATLIHPRAAVTTADCTYEMKSEITIVAGAWDLKEEKRGHLQYRKPSVRAHQQYTPGKLAYNIALLYWRYPLRLDFYVQPACLSDNTGNDCIFVGWGGYDQGVRERPRWQRASILSSENCAENMSNEHEFDLSIDTFCASVDSKTTVTGPGGPLMCKTNDVFYVAGLSVWRNHVVVLMRPREWTIRAMAALGIN, encoded by the exons ACCTAAATTTGAAGATATCGGAGAATTCGATACAGATGAAAGTgctaaaattgtgtttagaGATAACCAGTTTGACGCTACACAAAAAGATGAAACATTTAGTGATACAACTACAGTAAAAACGAAAGATATTGAAGCAATTATTCATTTCAAGGATCACAGTAAATTGTTAAACCCAATTGAAGTCGCAAACAAAACAGAAGCTTTTGAAACTCAGAATAGAATTGACACAGTTGGTGAACTTAAAAAAGACGACAATAATTATAaggaagatatttttaattttgtattcccAGATGATGTGGCATCTTTTAAGagtgacaaaaataaaaacaatacaaataatgtacaCGCTTATAGATCAGAAAGTTTTGTCaataatgttaacaaaagTGAAACgttaaataatagaatatttaatagtacAGAAGAAGACGCGTCATTGGCGGAAAATATATGcacttatatgaaaaaatctGATTGTAGTCGATGCAATGGATTTCCATATATACCAGAAAATCA attgaGTCATTTAAAATCTGCAATCAACattcaaaatgtttgttgCATACTTCCATTAACCAAAACAACACCATCAAAAATAAGGTTCCCCAGTAGTGACtattataatagaataaaacgTTCCAATAATGACGATAATATAAGTCCAGTTCTAAAACAACGGAAAAATCTTATGGAAAGGAAATATGGAACACAAACAACTGCATCTACAATAGCACAGAAAATTGTAACACCGGACGAAGAATATATCGAtccatatttgaatataaaaaatactaattttaaagaaaaagttaatGATTTCAAAAGCTCTCAAGAAGATAACAACAATGATTACATTTACAATGATTACTATGCGGCAGAATTACCTAAGCCAAGTTTAGTGGGACTGTATTCAGACCATAGTCCTCCAAATTGGTCTTTTGTACATCCAAACAAAGAGTATTcttataataatgatgatagtGTTGAAGAAGAAATTCCATCATTTGGATATTCAACTATTGATCCTAGACAAG ATAGTGGCGAGAAAATGTTCCAATCAGAATCCAGTGTAGACGAGGATTACGACGACTATGCAGACGTTACAGAGACATTTTACAAGAATTGCGGAAGGACAAAAGAAGACAATGATCACATTTATGACTgtg ataGTACACTGGGCGACTCACCAAGAGGGGCACATCCCTGGCTCCTGCTCGTCACACTCAGCAAACGTCGGCAAAGCATACTCTGCTATGCGACGCTGATACATCCGCGCGCGGCCGTCACCACCGCTGACTGTACTTATGA AATGAAAAGTGAAATTACTATAGTAGCCGGAGCGTGGGATCTGAAGGAGGAAAAACGTGGACACTTGCAGTACCGCAAGCCGTCAGTCCGCGCGCATCAGCAATATACACCAGGAAAACTAGCCTACAATATTGCATTACTC TACTGGAGATATCCACTACGATTGGATTTCTATGTGCAACCGGCGTGCTTGTCAGATAACACCGGTAACGACTGCATCTTCGTTGGTTGGGGCGGGTACGATCAAG GTGTAAGAGAGCGTCCACGTTGGCAACGAGCATCTATTTTGTCTTCTGAAAATTGTGCTGAAAATATGTCAAATGAACATGAATTTGATCTTTCAATAGATACATTTTGTGCTTCCGTTGATTCCAAGACCACTGtt ACGGGGCCCGGTGGACCTTTGATGTGTAAAACGAACGATGTATTCTACGTAGCGGGCTTGTCTGTGTGGCGTAATCACGTTGTAGTACTGATGCGGCCGCGGGAATGGACAATACGCGCTATGGCAGCTTTGGGAATTAACTGA
- the LOC106708828 gene encoding uncharacterized protein LOC106708828 isoform X1 encodes MLTKLFIFYFTFKVIVAQINGEFWWLNDKLLKLYKVEPPQPKFEDIGEFDTDESAKIVFRDNQFDATQKDETFSDTTTVKTKDIEAIIHFKDHSKLLNPIEVANKTEAFETQNRIDTVGELKKDDNNYKEDIFNFVFPDDVASFKSDKNKNNTNNVHAYRSESFVNNVNKSETLNNRIFNSTEEDASLAENICTYMKKSDCSRCNGFPYIPENQLSHLKSAINIQNVCCILPLTKTTPSKIRFPSSDYYNRIKRSNNDDNISPVLKQRKNLMERKYGTQTTASTIAQKIVTPDEEYIDPYLNIKNTNFKEKVNDFKSSQEDNNNDYIYNDYYAAELPKPSLVGLYSDHSPPNWSFVHPNKEYSYNNDDSVEEEIPSFGYSTIDPRQAGSSSIAPNFKPRLLKLSSASDRMFNSERYSVSYHSNPDFQVLQGFKLLNLKNRVQPPVRTLRRPTTAESLTDSGEKMFQSESSVDEDYDDYADVTETFYKNCGRTKEDNDHIYDCDSTLGDSPRGAHPWLLLVTLSKRRQSILCYATLIHPRAAVTTADCTYEMKSEITIVAGAWDLKEEKRGHLQYRKPSVRAHQQYTPGKLAYNIALLYWRYPLRLDFYVQPACLSDNTGNDCIFVGWGGYDQGVRERPRWQRASILSSENCAENMSNEHEFDLSIDTFCASVDSKTTVTGPGGPLMCKTNDVFYVAGLSVWRNHVVVLMRPREWTIRAMAALGIN; translated from the exons ACCTAAATTTGAAGATATCGGAGAATTCGATACAGATGAAAGTgctaaaattgtgtttagaGATAACCAGTTTGACGCTACACAAAAAGATGAAACATTTAGTGATACAACTACAGTAAAAACGAAAGATATTGAAGCAATTATTCATTTCAAGGATCACAGTAAATTGTTAAACCCAATTGAAGTCGCAAACAAAACAGAAGCTTTTGAAACTCAGAATAGAATTGACACAGTTGGTGAACTTAAAAAAGACGACAATAATTATAaggaagatatttttaattttgtattcccAGATGATGTGGCATCTTTTAAGagtgacaaaaataaaaacaatacaaataatgtacaCGCTTATAGATCAGAAAGTTTTGTCaataatgttaacaaaagTGAAACgttaaataatagaatatttaatagtacAGAAGAAGACGCGTCATTGGCGGAAAATATATGcacttatatgaaaaaatctGATTGTAGTCGATGCAATGGATTTCCATATATACCAGAAAATCA attgaGTCATTTAAAATCTGCAATCAACattcaaaatgtttgttgCATACTTCCATTAACCAAAACAACACCATCAAAAATAAGGTTCCCCAGTAGTGACtattataatagaataaaacgTTCCAATAATGACGATAATATAAGTCCAGTTCTAAAACAACGGAAAAATCTTATGGAAAGGAAATATGGAACACAAACAACTGCATCTACAATAGCACAGAAAATTGTAACACCGGACGAAGAATATATCGAtccatatttgaatataaaaaatactaattttaaagaaaaagttaatGATTTCAAAAGCTCTCAAGAAGATAACAACAATGATTACATTTACAATGATTACTATGCGGCAGAATTACCTAAGCCAAGTTTAGTGGGACTGTATTCAGACCATAGTCCTCCAAATTGGTCTTTTGTACATCCAAACAAAGAGTATTcttataataatgatgatagtGTTGAAGAAGAAATTCCATCATTTGGATATTCAACTATTGATCCTAGACAAG CAGGTTCTTCATCGATCGCTCCAAACTTTAAACCTAGacttttaaaactttcctCTGCCTCAGACAGAATGTTTAATTCAGAAAGATATTCAGTTAGTTATCATTCAAATCCTGATTTTCAAGTTCTGCAAGGATTTaaattgttgaatttaaaGAATAGAGTACAACCTCCTGTACGTACTTTAAGAAGACCTACAACTGCAGAAAGTCTTACAGATAGTGGCGAGAAAATGTTCCAATCAGAATCCAGTGTAGACGAGGATTACGACGACTATGCAGACGTTACAGAGACATTTTACAAGAATTGCGGAAGGACAAAAGAAGACAATGATCACATTTATGACTgtg ataGTACACTGGGCGACTCACCAAGAGGGGCACATCCCTGGCTCCTGCTCGTCACACTCAGCAAACGTCGGCAAAGCATACTCTGCTATGCGACGCTGATACATCCGCGCGCGGCCGTCACCACCGCTGACTGTACTTATGA AATGAAAAGTGAAATTACTATAGTAGCCGGAGCGTGGGATCTGAAGGAGGAAAAACGTGGACACTTGCAGTACCGCAAGCCGTCAGTCCGCGCGCATCAGCAATATACACCAGGAAAACTAGCCTACAATATTGCATTACTC TACTGGAGATATCCACTACGATTGGATTTCTATGTGCAACCGGCGTGCTTGTCAGATAACACCGGTAACGACTGCATCTTCGTTGGTTGGGGCGGGTACGATCAAG GTGTAAGAGAGCGTCCACGTTGGCAACGAGCATCTATTTTGTCTTCTGAAAATTGTGCTGAAAATATGTCAAATGAACATGAATTTGATCTTTCAATAGATACATTTTGTGCTTCCGTTGATTCCAAGACCACTGtt ACGGGGCCCGGTGGACCTTTGATGTGTAAAACGAACGATGTATTCTACGTAGCGGGCTTGTCTGTGTGGCGTAATCACGTTGTAGTACTGATGCGGCCGCGGGAATGGACAATACGCGCTATGGCAGCTTTGGGAATTAACTGA
- the LOC106708828 gene encoding uncharacterized protein LOC106708828 isoform X2 produces the protein MLTKLFIFYFTFKVIVAQINGEFWWLNDKLLKLYKVEPPQPKFEDIGEFDTDESAKIVFRDNQFDATQKDETFSDTTTVKTKDIEAIIHFKDHSKLLNPIEVANKTEAFETQNRIDTVGELKKDDNNYKEDIFNFVFPDDVASFKSDKNKNNTNNVHAYRSESFVNNVNKSETLNNRIFNSTEEDASLAENICTYMKKSDCSRCNGFPYIPENQLSHLKSAINIQNVCCILPLTKTTPSKIRFPSSDYYNRIKRSNNDDNISPVLKQRKNLMERKYGTQTTASTIAQKIVTPDEEYIDPYLNIKNTNFKEKVNDFKSSQEDNNNDYIYNDYYAAELPKPSLVGLYSDHSPPNWSFVHPNKEYSYNNDDSVEEEIPSFGYSTIDPRQGSSSIAPNFKPRLLKLSSASDRMFNSERYSVSYHSNPDFQVLQGFKLLNLKNRVQPPVRTLRRPTTAESLTDSGEKMFQSESSVDEDYDDYADVTETFYKNCGRTKEDNDHIYDCDSTLGDSPRGAHPWLLLVTLSKRRQSILCYATLIHPRAAVTTADCTYEMKSEITIVAGAWDLKEEKRGHLQYRKPSVRAHQQYTPGKLAYNIALLYWRYPLRLDFYVQPACLSDNTGNDCIFVGWGGYDQGVRERPRWQRASILSSENCAENMSNEHEFDLSIDTFCASVDSKTTVTGPGGPLMCKTNDVFYVAGLSVWRNHVVVLMRPREWTIRAMAALGIN, from the exons ACCTAAATTTGAAGATATCGGAGAATTCGATACAGATGAAAGTgctaaaattgtgtttagaGATAACCAGTTTGACGCTACACAAAAAGATGAAACATTTAGTGATACAACTACAGTAAAAACGAAAGATATTGAAGCAATTATTCATTTCAAGGATCACAGTAAATTGTTAAACCCAATTGAAGTCGCAAACAAAACAGAAGCTTTTGAAACTCAGAATAGAATTGACACAGTTGGTGAACTTAAAAAAGACGACAATAATTATAaggaagatatttttaattttgtattcccAGATGATGTGGCATCTTTTAAGagtgacaaaaataaaaacaatacaaataatgtacaCGCTTATAGATCAGAAAGTTTTGTCaataatgttaacaaaagTGAAACgttaaataatagaatatttaatagtacAGAAGAAGACGCGTCATTGGCGGAAAATATATGcacttatatgaaaaaatctGATTGTAGTCGATGCAATGGATTTCCATATATACCAGAAAATCA attgaGTCATTTAAAATCTGCAATCAACattcaaaatgtttgttgCATACTTCCATTAACCAAAACAACACCATCAAAAATAAGGTTCCCCAGTAGTGACtattataatagaataaaacgTTCCAATAATGACGATAATATAAGTCCAGTTCTAAAACAACGGAAAAATCTTATGGAAAGGAAATATGGAACACAAACAACTGCATCTACAATAGCACAGAAAATTGTAACACCGGACGAAGAATATATCGAtccatatttgaatataaaaaatactaattttaaagaaaaagttaatGATTTCAAAAGCTCTCAAGAAGATAACAACAATGATTACATTTACAATGATTACTATGCGGCAGAATTACCTAAGCCAAGTTTAGTGGGACTGTATTCAGACCATAGTCCTCCAAATTGGTCTTTTGTACATCCAAACAAAGAGTATTcttataataatgatgatagtGTTGAAGAAGAAATTCCATCATTTGGATATTCAACTATTGATCCTAGACAAG GTTCTTCATCGATCGCTCCAAACTTTAAACCTAGacttttaaaactttcctCTGCCTCAGACAGAATGTTTAATTCAGAAAGATATTCAGTTAGTTATCATTCAAATCCTGATTTTCAAGTTCTGCAAGGATTTaaattgttgaatttaaaGAATAGAGTACAACCTCCTGTACGTACTTTAAGAAGACCTACAACTGCAGAAAGTCTTACAGATAGTGGCGAGAAAATGTTCCAATCAGAATCCAGTGTAGACGAGGATTACGACGACTATGCAGACGTTACAGAGACATTTTACAAGAATTGCGGAAGGACAAAAGAAGACAATGATCACATTTATGACTgtg ataGTACACTGGGCGACTCACCAAGAGGGGCACATCCCTGGCTCCTGCTCGTCACACTCAGCAAACGTCGGCAAAGCATACTCTGCTATGCGACGCTGATACATCCGCGCGCGGCCGTCACCACCGCTGACTGTACTTATGA AATGAAAAGTGAAATTACTATAGTAGCCGGAGCGTGGGATCTGAAGGAGGAAAAACGTGGACACTTGCAGTACCGCAAGCCGTCAGTCCGCGCGCATCAGCAATATACACCAGGAAAACTAGCCTACAATATTGCATTACTC TACTGGAGATATCCACTACGATTGGATTTCTATGTGCAACCGGCGTGCTTGTCAGATAACACCGGTAACGACTGCATCTTCGTTGGTTGGGGCGGGTACGATCAAG GTGTAAGAGAGCGTCCACGTTGGCAACGAGCATCTATTTTGTCTTCTGAAAATTGTGCTGAAAATATGTCAAATGAACATGAATTTGATCTTTCAATAGATACATTTTGTGCTTCCGTTGATTCCAAGACCACTGtt ACGGGGCCCGGTGGACCTTTGATGTGTAAAACGAACGATGTATTCTACGTAGCGGGCTTGTCTGTGTGGCGTAATCACGTTGTAGTACTGATGCGGCCGCGGGAATGGACAATACGCGCTATGGCAGCTTTGGGAATTAACTGA